The Buttiauxella selenatireducens genome has a window encoding:
- a CDS encoding PTS fructose-like transporter subunit IIB gives MTKIIAVTACPSGVAHTYMAAEALESAAKAKGWEVKVETQGSIGLENELTTSDVASADMVILTKDIGIKMEERFAGKTIVRVNISDAVKRADAIMNKIEAHLAQTA, from the coding sequence ATGACGAAAATTATTGCTGTGACCGCTTGTCCATCAGGTGTTGCCCATACTTACATGGCCGCTGAAGCGCTGGAAAGTGCTGCAAAAGCGAAGGGCTGGGAAGTTAAGGTTGAGACTCAAGGCTCAATTGGCCTGGAAAATGAACTGACAACATCCGATGTAGCGAGCGCCGATATGGTGATCCTGACCAAAGACATTGGCATCAAAATGGAAGAGCGCTTTGCCGGGAAAACGATTGTGCGCGTTAACATCAGCGATGCAGTGAAACGCGCTGACGCCATTATGAATAAAATTGAAGCCCACTTAGCGCAGACCGCTTAA
- a CDS encoding PTS fructose transporter subunit EIIC, translated as MKELVQILKNTRQHLMTGVSHMIPFVVAGGILLAVSVMLYGKGAVPDALTDPNLKKLFDIGVAGLTLMVPFLAAYIGYSIAERSALAPCAIGAWVGSSFGAGFFGAIIAGIIGGIIVFYLKKIPVPKILRSVMPIFVIPIIGTFITAGVMMWGLGEPVGAITGSLTQWLQGMQQGSIVVLAVIMGLMLAFDMGGPVNKVAYAFMLICVAQGVYSVVAIAAVGIAVPPLGLGLATLMNRKNFSGEEREAGKAALVMGCVGVTEGAIPFAASDPLRVIPSIMLGSACGAVTAALLGAQCYAGWGGLIVLPVVDGKLGYIAALLVGAVVTAVCVNLLKSYARKNQSATPAKAEDDLDLDFEIN; from the coding sequence ATGAAAGAGTTAGTCCAGATCCTCAAGAATACGCGTCAGCATTTGATGACTGGCGTTTCACATATGATCCCATTCGTGGTGGCTGGCGGTATCTTGCTGGCTGTTTCGGTGATGCTCTATGGCAAAGGCGCTGTCCCGGATGCGTTGACAGACCCCAATCTGAAAAAGTTATTTGATATCGGAGTGGCTGGGCTAACGCTGATGGTGCCATTTTTGGCGGCATACATCGGCTACTCCATTGCGGAGCGTTCTGCACTGGCACCCTGCGCAATTGGTGCATGGGTAGGTAGCAGTTTCGGCGCAGGTTTTTTTGGCGCCATCATCGCCGGCATCATTGGCGGCATCATCGTTTTTTACCTGAAGAAAATCCCTGTTCCTAAAATCTTGCGTTCAGTAATGCCCATCTTCGTTATTCCAATCATTGGCACCTTTATTACCGCAGGCGTAATGATGTGGGGCCTTGGTGAACCTGTTGGGGCAATAACAGGCAGCCTGACGCAGTGGCTGCAAGGAATGCAGCAGGGCAGCATCGTGGTTCTGGCCGTCATTATGGGACTGATGCTGGCATTCGATATGGGTGGCCCGGTGAATAAAGTGGCCTACGCCTTCATGCTGATCTGTGTGGCGCAAGGGGTTTATAGCGTTGTTGCGATTGCCGCCGTGGGGATTGCAGTACCTCCACTTGGGCTGGGACTTGCGACATTAATGAACCGTAAAAACTTCTCGGGTGAAGAACGAGAAGCGGGTAAAGCGGCGCTGGTGATGGGATGCGTGGGCGTAACTGAAGGGGCAATTCCTTTTGCAGCGTCTGACCCGTTACGTGTGATCCCTTCAATTATGTTGGGTTCAGCTTGCGGTGCAGTGACAGCCGCATTGTTAGGTGCGCAGTGTTACGCGGGCTGGGGTGGTTTGATTGTACTGCCAGTCGTTGACGGGAAATTAGGCTATATCGCCGCATTGCTGGTGGGTGCTGTGGTGACTGCGGTGTGCGTCAACCTCCTCAAAAGCTATGCACGTAAAAATCAGTCTGCTACGCCTGCAAAGGCTGAAGACGACCTGGATTTGGATTTTGAAATTAACTGA
- the ptsP gene encoding phosphoenolpyruvate--protein phosphotransferase, with protein sequence MALIVKFRCDLPNGVHARPASHVETLCNQFSSTIEWLNLRTERSGDAKSALALIGTGTLKGDECQLSISGEDEESAFARLSTYIVEEFPHCDAPLPQAPIAEISELPESLSRLNPTFFRALPVCGGAANGMLIRLASLDLHQLGELPATRSLDQEQAALDQGLAQLLKAINLELLANEGTASAILEAHRSLASDLSLRNMLLEIVSTGASCAQAIVATADHFCTQFTQSESTYLQERALDVRDVCFQLLQHIYGASRFPTPGKLQQAAICMADELTPSQFLELDKTLLKGLLLRSGGTTSHTVILARSFNIPTLVGVNLDALTPWLGQNVQIDGDIGLVAGALTEDVTRYYQQEAAVQQAIRAQQQVWLNLPGRTHDGIQLEVAANIAHSIESAPAFNNGAEAIGLFRTEMLYMDRVHAPSEDELYNIYCQALEGANGRSIIVRTIDIGGDKPVEYLNIPTENNPFLGYRAVRIYQEFLALFQTQLRSILRASAHGSLKIMIPMISSMEEILWVKDQLAEVKQSLRNEHIPFDEKIPLGIMLEVPSVMFIIDQCCEEIDFFSIGSNDLTQYLLAVDRDNAKVTRHYNSLNPAFLRALDYAVQAVHREGKWIGLCGELGAKGSVLPLLVGLGLDEISMSAPAIPATKARLAQLDSKACRQLLNRAMACRTSLEVEHLLAQFRMAQQDTPLITTQCISLENDWRSKEEVIKGMTDNLLLAGRSRYPRKLEADLWAREAVFSTGLGFSFAIPHSKSEHIEQSTISVARLPAPVRWGDDEAQFIIMLTLNKHAAGDQHMRIFSRLARRIMHEEFRNALVNAVRCEDIAALLERELEL encoded by the coding sequence ATGGCCTTGATAGTAAAATTCCGCTGCGACTTACCCAATGGCGTACACGCCCGTCCAGCCAGTCATGTTGAAACGCTGTGTAATCAGTTTTCCTCTACCATTGAGTGGCTCAACCTGCGTACCGAGCGGAGCGGTGATGCTAAAAGTGCGCTGGCGTTGATAGGTACCGGTACTTTGAAGGGAGATGAGTGCCAGCTGTCGATCAGTGGTGAAGATGAAGAAAGTGCCTTCGCAAGGCTTTCAACCTATATCGTTGAAGAGTTTCCTCATTGTGACGCACCTTTGCCCCAGGCGCCCATCGCTGAAATCTCCGAACTTCCTGAATCTCTTTCGCGCTTGAATCCGACCTTTTTCCGCGCTCTGCCCGTCTGTGGCGGCGCAGCCAACGGGATGTTGATTCGCCTGGCTTCTCTTGATTTACACCAGTTGGGCGAGCTACCAGCCACGCGAAGTCTCGACCAGGAACAAGCGGCTCTGGATCAGGGGCTGGCGCAACTTCTTAAAGCGATAAATCTCGAGCTGCTGGCCAATGAAGGGACTGCCAGCGCGATTCTGGAAGCACATCGTTCACTGGCGAGTGATTTATCACTACGCAACATGTTGTTGGAAATCGTGTCCACTGGCGCGAGTTGTGCGCAGGCTATCGTTGCAACAGCCGACCATTTCTGCACGCAATTTACCCAGTCTGAAAGTACCTATCTTCAGGAACGCGCGCTTGATGTCCGTGATGTTTGCTTCCAGCTTTTACAGCATATTTATGGTGCAAGCCGCTTCCCTACGCCTGGCAAACTACAACAAGCGGCGATATGCATGGCGGACGAACTCACGCCAAGCCAGTTTCTGGAATTGGATAAAACCTTGCTCAAAGGCTTGCTGCTACGTAGTGGCGGCACGACCTCGCACACGGTGATCCTCGCACGTTCTTTCAATATTCCAACGCTGGTAGGGGTTAATCTCGACGCCCTCACCCCGTGGCTTGGCCAGAACGTGCAAATTGATGGTGATATTGGCCTGGTTGCCGGGGCGCTAACTGAAGACGTCACCCGTTATTACCAGCAAGAAGCCGCGGTGCAACAAGCAATTCGCGCACAACAGCAGGTTTGGCTAAACCTGCCTGGGCGGACACATGACGGAATACAACTCGAAGTCGCAGCAAATATTGCGCATTCGATAGAGTCAGCCCCAGCCTTCAATAACGGTGCTGAGGCCATTGGCCTGTTCCGAACAGAAATGCTGTATATGGACCGCGTTCATGCTCCCTCCGAGGATGAGCTTTACAATATCTATTGTCAGGCTCTGGAAGGGGCTAATGGGCGTAGCATTATCGTACGCACTATCGATATAGGTGGTGATAAGCCAGTGGAATATTTAAATATTCCGACTGAAAACAACCCATTTCTGGGGTATCGCGCTGTACGAATTTACCAGGAATTTTTGGCACTTTTTCAAACGCAGCTGCGTTCAATTTTGCGCGCTTCGGCACACGGATCGTTAAAAATCATGATCCCCATGATCTCCTCAATGGAAGAGATCCTATGGGTGAAAGATCAACTGGCGGAAGTGAAGCAAAGCCTGCGCAATGAACATATTCCATTTGATGAAAAAATCCCGTTGGGCATTATGCTGGAAGTGCCATCGGTGATGTTTATCATCGACCAGTGCTGCGAAGAAATTGATTTCTTTAGCATTGGTAGCAACGACCTGACGCAATATTTGCTGGCAGTAGATCGTGATAACGCCAAAGTGACCCGCCACTATAACAGTCTGAATCCGGCATTCTTGCGCGCTCTGGATTACGCAGTGCAAGCCGTTCACCGCGAGGGGAAATGGATTGGTTTATGTGGTGAATTAGGTGCGAAAGGTTCTGTACTTCCATTACTGGTTGGCCTGGGCCTGGATGAAATCAGCATGAGTGCCCCGGCAATTCCGGCCACCAAAGCGCGTCTTGCACAGCTCGACAGCAAAGCCTGTCGCCAGTTACTCAATCGCGCTATGGCCTGCCGCACCTCGCTGGAAGTCGAACATTTATTAGCGCAGTTCCGTATGGCTCAGCAAGATACTCCTCTGATCACCACGCAGTGTATTTCGCTCGAGAACGACTGGCGCAGCAAAGAAGAAGTGATTAAAGGCATGACAGATAATTTGCTGTTAGCCGGACGTAGCCGCTACCCCCGCAAGTTGGAAGCTGATTTATGGGCGCGTGAAGCGGTGTTCTCCACAGGCCTGGGCTTTAGTTTCGCCATCCCACATAGCAAATCGGAACATATTGAGCAGTCCACCATCAGCGTGGCTCGTTTGCCTGCACCGGTTCGTTGGGGTGATGACGAGGCGCAATTCATCATCATGTTGACACTCAATAAGCATGCCGCAGGCGATCAGCATATGCGTATTTTCTCCCGCCTGGCGCGCCGCATTATGCATGAGGAATTCCGTAATGCGCTGGTGAATGCTGTGCGTTGCGAAGACATTGCTGCTCTGCTGGAGCGTGAGCTGGAACTGTAA
- the fsa gene encoding fructose-6-phosphate aldolase yields MELYLDTANVAEVERLARIFPLQGVTTNPSIIAAGAESIWDVLPRLQAAVGKEGRLFAQVMSRETCGMVDEAQKLVAHVPGIVVKIPVTSAGLAAIKQLTALGIPTLGTAVYSAAQGLLAALAGAAYVAPYVNRVDAQGGDGIRMVQELQALLELHAPDSKILAASFKTPRQALDCLLAGCESITLPLDVAQQFLAAPAVEAAIVKFEEDWQKAFGRLSL; encoded by the coding sequence ATGGAGCTTTATCTCGATACGGCAAATGTCGCAGAAGTGGAACGTCTGGCACGTATTTTCCCGTTACAGGGCGTGACAACAAACCCAAGCATTATCGCGGCTGGTGCAGAATCTATCTGGGATGTGCTGCCGCGCTTGCAAGCAGCAGTGGGTAAAGAAGGCCGCTTGTTTGCCCAGGTAATGAGCCGCGAAACCTGCGGGATGGTTGATGAGGCGCAAAAACTGGTCGCTCATGTTCCCGGTATTGTAGTGAAGATCCCAGTCACATCTGCTGGATTAGCCGCCATTAAACAGCTCACTGCATTGGGCATTCCAACACTGGGCACTGCCGTTTACAGCGCAGCGCAAGGGCTATTGGCAGCATTGGCTGGAGCGGCTTATGTCGCACCTTACGTTAACCGCGTTGATGCTCAAGGCGGGGACGGGATTCGCATGGTGCAAGAGTTACAAGCACTCCTCGAGCTTCACGCGCCAGATAGCAAAATTTTGGCTGCTAGTTTTAAAACACCGCGTCAGGCACTGGATTGCTTACTGGCTGGATGTGAATCCATCACGCTCCCCCTGGATGTTGCCCAGCAGTTTTTAGCGGCACCCGCTGTAGAAGCGGCGATCGTGAAGTTTGAAGAGGACTGGCAGAAAGCGTTTGGTCGCTTAAGCCTGTAA
- the gldA gene encoding bifunctional L-1,2-propanediol dehydrogenase/glycerol dehydrogenase, whose protein sequence is MDRIIQSPGKYIQGADVISRLGDYLKPLAERWLVVGDKFVLSFAQETLCKSMKDAGLTLEVAPFGGECSQTEIDRLRAVAEKMQCGAILGIGGGKTLDTAKALAHFMNVPVAIAPTIASTDAPCSALSVIYTDTGEFDRYLLLPNNPDMVVIDTQIVANAPARLLAAGIGDALATWFEARACSRSGATTMAGGRCTQAALALAELCYNTLLEEGEKAMLAAELHVVTPALERVIEANTYLSGVGFESGGLAAAHAIHNGLTAIPDAHHFYHGEKVAFGTLTQLVLENAPQEEFETVAALCHAVGLPLTLSQLDIKTDVEEKMRIVAQAACAEGETIHNMPGGASPDQVYAALLVADQYGQRLLQAWE, encoded by the coding sequence ATGGACCGCATAATACAGTCACCGGGTAAGTACATTCAGGGCGCAGACGTTATCTCTCGTCTTGGTGATTATCTCAAACCGCTGGCCGAACGCTGGCTAGTGGTCGGCGATAAGTTCGTATTAAGTTTTGCGCAAGAAACATTATGCAAAAGCATGAAGGATGCCGGGCTCACGCTGGAAGTTGCACCATTTGGTGGTGAATGTTCGCAAACTGAAATTGATCGTTTGCGAGCCGTGGCCGAAAAGATGCAGTGCGGTGCCATTCTGGGGATCGGCGGGGGGAAAACTCTCGATACTGCCAAAGCACTGGCGCATTTTATGAATGTCCCGGTTGCTATCGCCCCGACCATTGCCTCAACAGACGCCCCCTGTAGCGCACTGTCCGTCATTTATACGGATACAGGGGAATTTGACCGCTATCTGTTGCTCCCCAATAACCCAGATATGGTCGTCATTGATACTCAGATCGTCGCCAATGCACCCGCTCGTTTACTGGCCGCAGGTATTGGCGATGCTCTGGCAACCTGGTTTGAAGCCCGCGCCTGTTCACGCAGTGGCGCCACCACTATGGCAGGAGGCCGTTGCACACAAGCAGCTCTGGCTCTGGCGGAGTTGTGCTACAACACGCTTCTGGAAGAGGGTGAAAAAGCCATGCTCGCGGCAGAGCTGCATGTTGTCACACCGGCACTGGAACGCGTCATCGAAGCAAACACCTATTTGAGTGGTGTCGGTTTTGAAAGTGGCGGCCTGGCAGCAGCGCATGCGATACATAACGGCTTGACGGCAATTCCAGATGCTCACCATTTTTATCATGGTGAGAAAGTGGCTTTCGGGACGCTAACCCAACTCGTGCTGGAAAACGCACCGCAAGAAGAGTTCGAAACCGTCGCAGCATTGTGCCACGCGGTCGGTTTACCGCTCACGCTTTCGCAGCTGGATATCAAAACTGACGTTGAGGAAAAAATGCGGATTGTTGCGCAAGCGGCCTGCGCGGAAGGAGAAACTATTCACAACATGCCAGGTGGCGCATCACCCGACCAGGTCTACGCTGCGCTTTTGGTCGCCGACCAGTACGGCCAGCGTCTCCTGCAAGCGTGGGAATAA
- the katG gene encoding catalase/peroxidase HPI: MSTNENDQNTLSAGKCPFHQNSHDESAGAGTSSRDWWPKQLRVDLLNQHSNRSNPLGEDFDYRKEFSKLDYSALKGDLKALLTDSQPWWPADWGSYAGLFIRMAWHGAGTYRSVDGRGGAGRGQQRFAPLNSWPDNVSLDKARRLLWPIKQKYGQKISWADLYVLAGNVALENSGFRTFGFGAGREDVWEPDLDVNWGNEKAWLEHRDPEALAKRPLAATEMGLIYVNPEGPNASGEPLSAAAAIRATFGNMGMNDEETVALIAGGHTLGKTHGAAEATHVGVDPESAPIEAQGLGWASSHGTGVGADAITSGLEVVWSQTPTQWSNYFFENLFKFEWVQTRSPAGAIQFEAVDAPEIIPDPFDPSKKRKPTMLVTDLTLRFDPEFEKISRRFLNDPQAFNEAFARAWFKLTHRDMGPVARYIGPEVPKEELIWQDPLPKATFKPTPADIDHLKAEIAHSGLSVSELISVAWASASTFRGGDKRGGANGARLALAPQRNWDVNATAARALPALEAIQKASGKASLADIIVLAGVVGVEQAAEAAGISVRVPFIPGRVDASQEQTDIEMFNLLEPAADGFRNYRARIDSETTTESLLIDKAQQLTLTAPELTVLVGGLRALGANFDGSKHGVFTDRLGVLSNDFFVNLLDMRTEWKATDASSELFEGRDRQTGEVKHLATRADLVFGSNAILRALAEVYASEDAKEKFVKDFVAAWVKVMNLDRFDLN, from the coding sequence ATGAGCACAAACGAAAACGATCAAAATACGTTGTCCGCAGGAAAATGCCCGTTCCATCAGAATAGCCATGATGAAAGTGCTGGAGCCGGAACAAGCAGTCGTGACTGGTGGCCGAAACAACTCCGCGTCGATCTCCTCAATCAGCATTCCAACCGTTCAAACCCTCTTGGTGAAGATTTCGATTACCGCAAAGAATTTTCCAAACTCGATTACTCTGCGCTGAAAGGCGATCTGAAAGCATTATTAACGGATTCTCAACCATGGTGGCCTGCGGACTGGGGCAGCTACGCCGGGCTGTTTATTCGTATGGCCTGGCATGGTGCCGGTACTTATCGTTCTGTTGACGGCCGTGGTGGTGCAGGCCGTGGTCAGCAGCGCTTTGCTCCACTCAATTCCTGGCCGGATAACGTGAGCCTTGATAAAGCTCGTCGCCTGCTGTGGCCTATTAAACAGAAATATGGTCAGAAAATTTCCTGGGCCGACCTTTATGTGCTGGCAGGGAACGTGGCGCTGGAAAACTCCGGCTTCCGTACCTTTGGTTTTGGCGCTGGGCGTGAAGACGTTTGGGAGCCAGACCTCGATGTGAACTGGGGTAATGAAAAAGCCTGGCTTGAGCATCGTGACCCAGAAGCGCTGGCCAAACGTCCATTAGCTGCGACCGAAATGGGGCTGATTTACGTTAACCCTGAAGGACCAAATGCCAGTGGTGAACCGCTCTCAGCGGCCGCTGCCATTCGTGCTACGTTCGGCAACATGGGAATGAACGACGAAGAGACGGTTGCGCTTATTGCGGGCGGTCATACGCTGGGTAAAACCCATGGTGCCGCAGAGGCAACCCATGTGGGAGTCGATCCAGAATCAGCACCTATTGAAGCTCAGGGTTTAGGTTGGGCGAGCAGCCACGGCACTGGAGTAGGTGCAGACGCAATCACTTCTGGCCTGGAAGTCGTCTGGTCACAAACGCCGACTCAATGGAGCAACTACTTCTTCGAGAACTTGTTCAAATTCGAATGGGTACAAACACGCAGTCCTGCTGGCGCCATTCAATTTGAAGCAGTGGATGCGCCAGAAATCATTCCAGATCCCTTTGACCCATCGAAAAAACGTAAGCCGACTATGTTGGTTACTGACCTGACGCTGCGTTTCGACCCGGAATTCGAAAAAATTTCACGTCGTTTCCTCAATGATCCTCAAGCATTCAATGAAGCTTTTGCCCGTGCATGGTTCAAGCTGACTCACCGCGATATGGGGCCGGTAGCGCGTTACATTGGCCCGGAAGTGCCAAAAGAAGAGCTGATTTGGCAGGATCCATTGCCAAAAGCCACATTCAAGCCAACTCCAGCAGATATTGATCACCTGAAAGCAGAGATTGCTCATTCCGGTCTGTCGGTCAGTGAGCTGATTTCTGTGGCCTGGGCGTCAGCGTCTACTTTCCGTGGCGGCGATAAACGTGGCGGCGCAAATGGTGCGCGATTGGCTCTGGCTCCTCAGCGTAACTGGGATGTGAACGCCACTGCTGCGCGTGCTCTGCCTGCACTGGAAGCCATTCAGAAAGCCTCTGGTAAAGCCTCGCTGGCCGATATCATTGTGCTGGCGGGTGTTGTGGGTGTTGAGCAGGCGGCGGAAGCTGCAGGCATCAGTGTACGTGTTCCATTTATTCCTGGACGTGTGGATGCGAGTCAGGAGCAGACTGATATCGAGATGTTCAACCTGCTTGAACCTGCTGCAGACGGTTTCCGCAACTACCGTGCGCGTATTGATTCGGAGACAACAACAGAGTCACTGCTGATTGATAAAGCGCAACAATTGACGCTAACCGCGCCGGAACTCACCGTGCTGGTGGGTGGTTTACGCGCGCTGGGTGCGAATTTTGATGGTAGCAAGCATGGGGTGTTCACCGATCGTTTGGGTGTACTCAGTAACGATTTCTTTGTCAATCTACTGGATATGCGCACGGAATGGAAAGCGACCGATGCCTCTTCTGAACTGTTTGAAGGCCGTGACCGTCAAACGGGTGAAGTGAAGCACCTGGCGACTCGCGCGGATCTGGTCTTTGGTTCCAACGCCATTTTGCGTGCACTGGCAGAGGTCTATGCCAGTGAAGATGCGAAAGAGAAGTTTGTGAAAGACTTCGTTGCGGCTTGGGTAAAAGTGATGAATCTGGATCGTTTTGACCTGAACTAA
- the metF gene encoding methylenetetrahydrofolate reductase — MSFFHANQREALNQSLAEVAGQINVSFEFFPPRTSEMEQTLWSSIDRLSSLKPKFVSVTYGANSGERDRTHSIIKGIKDRTGLEAAPHLTCIDATRDELRTIAQDYWNNGIRHIVALRGDLPPGSGKPDMYASDLVTLLKDVGDFDISVAAYPEVHPEAKSAQADLINLKRKIDAGANRAITQFFFDVESYLRFRDRCAAAGIDVEIVPGILPVSNYNQAHKFATMTNVRVPHWMAQMFEGLDNDAETRKMVGANIAMDMVKILSREGVKDFHFYTLNRAEMSYAICHTLGVRPTV, encoded by the coding sequence ATGAGCTTTTTTCACGCCAACCAGCGGGAAGCACTAAATCAGAGTCTGGCTGAAGTTGCTGGGCAAATTAACGTTTCCTTTGAGTTTTTCCCGCCGCGCACCAGTGAAATGGAACAGACCCTGTGGAGCTCAATTGACAGGCTCAGCAGCCTGAAACCAAAATTTGTCTCCGTGACTTACGGCGCAAATTCTGGAGAGCGCGACCGTACGCATAGCATCATCAAAGGCATTAAAGATCGCACGGGCCTGGAAGCGGCACCTCACCTGACCTGTATTGATGCAACTCGCGACGAACTACGCACCATCGCTCAGGACTATTGGAATAACGGTATCCGTCATATTGTTGCTCTGCGCGGTGATTTACCTCCAGGTAGCGGCAAGCCTGATATGTATGCTTCGGATCTGGTGACGTTACTGAAAGATGTCGGTGATTTTGATATTTCGGTTGCGGCTTACCCGGAAGTTCACCCTGAAGCAAAAAGCGCGCAAGCTGATCTGATCAACCTGAAGCGCAAGATTGATGCCGGTGCAAACCGCGCTATTACTCAGTTTTTCTTTGATGTGGAAAGCTACCTGCGTTTCCGTGACCGTTGTGCTGCCGCCGGTATCGATGTCGAGATCGTGCCGGGCATTCTGCCGGTAAGTAACTACAACCAGGCACATAAATTCGCCACTATGACCAACGTGCGTGTTCCACATTGGATGGCGCAGATGTTTGAAGGGCTGGATAACGACGCAGAGACTCGCAAAATGGTCGGCGCCAATATCGCGATGGATATGGTGAAGATTCTGAGCCGTGAAGGGGTTAAAGATTTCCACTTCTATACGCTGAATCGCGCAGAAATGAGCTATGCGATCTGCCACACCCTGGGTGTTCGCCCAACAGTTTGA